Within the Bacteroidota bacterium genome, the region AAAACTATTTGGGCAAATGCAGATAGGATGACCATTATTCTGTTTTTGCTCTTGGTCTTTATCGGATGGATAAATATCTATGCAGCGGTGTTTAATGACCATCATCAAAATATATTGGACTTTTCCCAGCGATATGGCAAGCAGGCTCTGTGGATACTGGCTGCTTGTGCGTTGGCTATGGCCATATTTATTATTGACATCAAGTTCTTTTCTTTCTTTTCCTACGCTATTTATGGCATTTCCATCTTTCTCCTGATGGCGGTGCTGGTGCTGGGAACAAAGGTAAATGGCGCGCGCTCCTGGTTCGGATTGGGCGGTTTTCAGTTCCAACCCTCGGAATTTGCTAAAGTCGGGACTTGTCTGGCTTTATCCAAATATTTGAGCAAGTTTAATGTAAAACTGGATAATTTTAAATCCCTTTATATTCCTTTTGCAATTATCCTGACTCCGGCATTTCTGATTCTTTTGCAGCCTGATACAGGTAGTGCCCTGGTGTTTCTGATTTTTAGCCTGGTTTTATACCGGGAAGGAATGAATGGAAGTTTTTTGTTATTAGGCCTGATGATCGTTACCCTTTTCATCTTCTCCCTGGTTGCCGAAAAACTATTTATCATCCTGGTTCTTATTGGAATTGCCGCCCTTGTATTTTTTATTATCAGCCCAAAGAAAAAATGGACTTTTAATGCCCTGATTATCGGCGGGGGTCTTTTTGCCATTTTATGGGGATTAGACTGGTTTTTTTCTTTAAATATTGAAACTTATTTTATTGTACTGATTGCTCTTGGCTTTTCTGGTATTTGGTATTTGATTCTGGCTTTAAAAGATAAGATACCTAATGCAGTTCTGATTTTGTCTGTTCTTTTGGGTTCTATAGCTTTTACCTATTCTGTGGATTTTGTATTTAACAATATTTTGGAAGAACATCAGCGTCAAAGGGTCAATATTTTATTAGGAAGGGAAACCGATCCTCAGGGAGTAGGCTATAATGTAAATCAATCGCAAATTGCGATTGGATCGGGTGGATTATTGGGTAAAGGATTTTTAAAAGGAACTCAAACCAAATACAATTTTGTCCCTGAGCAAAGTACCGATTTTATTTTTTGCACTGTAGGTGAAGAATGGGGATTTGTTGGAACCTTTGTGGTAATTGGCCTTTTCCTCTCCCTTCTGCTAAGAATTATTTATCTGGCTGAACGACAGCGCTCTACATTTAGCCGTACTTATGGATATGGCCTTGCGGCAGTGCTTTTCTTTCATCTCATCGTGAATGTGGGTATGACAATTGGTATTATGCCGGTTATTGGTATCCCCTTGCCCTTTTTTAGTTATGGAGGTTCTTCCCTCTGGTCATTTACCGTCATGTTGTTCATTT harbors:
- the rodA gene encoding rod shape-determining protein RodA, which translates into the protein MDQNVENKTIWANADRMTIILFLLLVFIGWINIYAAVFNDHHQNILDFSQRYGKQALWILAACALAMAIFIIDIKFFSFFSYAIYGISIFLLMAVLVLGTKVNGARSWFGLGGFQFQPSEFAKVGTCLALSKYLSKFNVKLDNFKSLYIPFAIILTPAFLILLQPDTGSALVFLIFSLVLYREGMNGSFLLLGLMIVTLFIFSLVAEKLFIILVLIGIAALVFFIISPKKKWTFNALIIGGGLFAILWGLDWFFSLNIETYFIVLIALGFSGIWYLILALKDKIPNAVLILSVLLGSIAFTYSVDFVFNNILEEHQRQRVNILLGRETDPQGVGYNVNQSQIAIGSGGLLGKGFLKGTQTKYNFVPEQSTDFIFCTVGEEWGFVGTFVVIGLFLSLLLRIIYLAERQRSTFSRTYGYGLAAVLFFHLIVNVGMTIGIMPVIGIPLPFFSYGGSSLWSFTVMLFIFIRMDASRFDLLM